From Rissa tridactyla isolate bRisTri1 chromosome 7, bRisTri1.patW.cur.20221130, whole genome shotgun sequence, a single genomic window includes:
- the GPR155 gene encoding integral membrane protein GPR155 isoform X4: MDNYLDFNTSNLSYSANMSVSLPGEVGLNTTGGTPSMSISRLFPALLECFGIILCGYIAGRANIITTTQAKGLGNFVSRFALPALLFKNMVVLNFSNVNWSFLYSILVAKAAVFFLVCVLTLLVASPENRFSKAGLFPIFATQSNDFALGYPIVEALYQTTYPEYLQYIYLVAPISLMMLNPLGFIFCEIQKWRDNRTVSQSKIKIVGLALLRVLQNPIVFMVFIGIASNFILGQKIPEYLESFLDGLGSSFSGSALFYLGLTMVGQTKKLTKGMFVALILLITAKLLMMPFLCREMVELLDKSDSVVNHTSLSNYAFLYGVFPAAPGVAIFASQFNMEVGIITSGMVISTFVSAPIMYVSAWLLTIPSMDPNPLASALQNVSFDISIVSLVSLIWSLTVVLLSKKYKQLPHMITTNLLVAQFIACIGMVAWNFIVKEKDITMQILVFIFLYSSLYSTYLWTGFLSFSLFLLRKRETVKIPIGFIIIAGWGVPTLLVGILLIVGEHNTASIDSAFFYGKYQIITTAVILFISILMSGISLMCMNRNRQESSYEVLNPYSPRSQVEEVEVEGREGSRVSATVPQPSPGSSAQPSPGSSEAQPSAERGCCSCQTTNGELSCTRESKAVSNAVESKVPPIETADQCVSHCSAQTCVLAQEEQLLQTGDKQLARHVLLCLLLIVGLFANLSSCLWWLFNQEPGRLYVELQFFCAVFNFGQT; this comes from the exons ATGGATAACTATCTAGACTTCAATACAAGTAACCTCTCATATTCAGCTAATATGTCTGTTTCTTTGCCTGGAGAAGTTGGACTCAATACCACTGGTGGTACTCCTTCTATGTCAATAAGCAGACTTTTTCCAGCCCTGTTAGAATGCTTTGGAATAATTCTTTGTGGCTACATAGCTGGAAGAGCCAACATTATCACAACAACTCAGGCCAAAGGACTGGGAAATTTTGTGTCCCGTTTTGCACTCCCAGCTCTACTGTTCAAAAACATGGTGGTACTTAACTTTTCTAATGTGAATTGGTCCTTCCTGTACAGTATTTTAGTTGccaaagctgctgtgtttttcttagTCTGCGTTTTAACATTGTTGGTAGCCAGTCCTGAGAACAGATTTAGCAAAGCAGGTTTGTTCCCTATTTTTGCTACACAAAGCAATGATTTTGCACTGGGATATCCAATAG TTGAAGCTTTATATCAAACCACTTACCCAGAATATCTCCAGTACATTTACCTAGTGGCTCCAATATCTCTTATGATGCTAAACCCTCTGGGGTTTATCTTCTGTGAAATCCAGAAGTGGAGGGATAATCGCACTGTGTCACAGAGCAAAATCAAAATAGTGGGCCTAGCACTCCTCCGAGTTTTGCAGAACCCAATTGTATTCATGGTCTTCATAGGAATTGCCTCAAACTTTATTCTCGGCCAGAAAATTCCTGAATACCTTGAAAGCTTCCTTGACGGACTGGGCAGTTCATTTTCTGGCTCCGCACTTTTTTACCTTGGATTAACTATGGtgggacaaacaaaaaaactgacAAAGGGTATGTTTGTTGCACTGATCCTTCTCATCACAGCTAAACT ACTTATGATGCCATTTCTGTGTAGAGAAATGGTGGAACTCTTGGACAAGAGCGACAGCGTAGTCAACCACACCAGTTTATCAAACTATGCATTTCTTTATGGAGTTTTTCCGGCAGCACCTGGTGTCGCAATATTTGCAAGTCAATTTAATATGGAAGTAGGAATT ATTACCTCAGGCATGGTGATAAGCACTTTTGTGTCTGCACCTATTATGTACGTTTCTGCGTGGCTGTTGACCATTCCATCTATGGACCCCAACCCGCTGGCGTCTGCACTCCAAAATGTTAGCTTTGACATAAGTATTGTCAGCCTCGTTTCTCTG ATCTGGTCTCTTACTGTTGTTCTTCTGAGTAAGAAGTACAAACAGCTCCCTCATATGATTACAACAAATCTACTTGTTGCTCAG TTTATTGCTTGCATTGGAATGGTGGCATGGAATTTCATTGTTAAGGAGAAGGACATCACCATGCAGATCCTAGTGTTTATATTCCTCTACAGCTCACTTTACAGCACCTACCTGTGGACAG gttttctgtctttctctttatttctcttaaggaagagagaaacagTAAAGATTCCGATTGGGTTTATTATCATAGCTGGATGGGG GGTCCCGACGCTTCTGGTGGGAATCTTACTGATTGTTGGTGAACATAACACCGCTAGTATTGACTCTGcctttttctatggaaaatacCAG ATAATTACCACAGCAGTCATCCTGTTCATCAGTATATTGATGTCAGGTATTTCACTTATGTGCATGAACAGAAATAGACAAGAGTCAAGCTATGAGGTATTGAACCCATATTCACCGCGAAGCCAAGTGGAGGAGGTTGAAgtggaagggagagaggggagtcgagTTTCAGCAACtgtgcctcagccttctccaggatcTTCTGCACAGCCTTCTCCAGGATCTTCTGAAGCACAGCCATCTGCAGAAAGAG GTTGCTGTTCTTGTCAAACAACAAATGGTGAATTATCCTGTACTAGAGAGAGCAAAGCAGTGTCAAATGCTGTTGAAAGCAAGGTTCCTCCAATTGAGACAG CGGATCAGTGTGTGAGTCATTGCAGTGCTCAAACCTGCGTGTTGGCTCAGGAAGAGCAGCTTCTACAGACCGGAGACAAACAGCTGGCCAGACACGTGCTGCTCTGCTTACTTCTTATTGTTGGCCTGTTTGct
- the GPR155 gene encoding integral membrane protein GPR155 isoform X5, producing the protein MDNYLDFNTSNLSYSANMSVSLPGEVGLNTTGGTPSMSISRLFPALLECFGIILCGYIAGRANIITTTQAKGLGNFVSRFALPALLFKNMVVLNFSNVNWSFLYSILVAKAAVFFLVCVLTLLVASPENRFSKAGLFPIFATQSNDFALGYPIVEALYQTTYPEYLQYIYLVAPISLMMLNPLGFIFCEIQKWRDNRTVSQSKIKIVGLALLRVLQNPIVFMVFIGIASNFILGQKIPEYLESFLDGLGSSFSGSALFYLGLTMVGQTKKLTKGMFVALILLITAKLLMMPFLCREMVELLDKSDSVVNHTSLSNYAFLYGVFPAAPGVAIFASQFNMEVGIITSGMVISTFVSAPIMYVSAWLLTIPSMDPNPLASALQNVSFDISIVSLVSLIWSLTVVLLSKKYKQLPHMITTNLLVAQFIACIGMVAWNFIVKEKDITMQILVFIFLYSSLYSTYLWTGFLSFSLFLLRKRETVKIPIGFIIIAGWGVPTLLVGILLIVGEHNTASIDSAFFYGKYQIITTAVILFISILMSGISLMCMNRNRQESSYEVLNPYSPRSQVEEVEVEGREGSRVSATVPQPSPGSSAQPSPGSSEAQPSAERGCCSCQTTNGELSCTRESKAVSNAVESKVPPIETADQCVSHCSAQTCVLAQEEQLLQTGDKQLARHVLLCLLLIVGLFAVCGICCVFVVFFS; encoded by the exons ATGGATAACTATCTAGACTTCAATACAAGTAACCTCTCATATTCAGCTAATATGTCTGTTTCTTTGCCTGGAGAAGTTGGACTCAATACCACTGGTGGTACTCCTTCTATGTCAATAAGCAGACTTTTTCCAGCCCTGTTAGAATGCTTTGGAATAATTCTTTGTGGCTACATAGCTGGAAGAGCCAACATTATCACAACAACTCAGGCCAAAGGACTGGGAAATTTTGTGTCCCGTTTTGCACTCCCAGCTCTACTGTTCAAAAACATGGTGGTACTTAACTTTTCTAATGTGAATTGGTCCTTCCTGTACAGTATTTTAGTTGccaaagctgctgtgtttttcttagTCTGCGTTTTAACATTGTTGGTAGCCAGTCCTGAGAACAGATTTAGCAAAGCAGGTTTGTTCCCTATTTTTGCTACACAAAGCAATGATTTTGCACTGGGATATCCAATAG TTGAAGCTTTATATCAAACCACTTACCCAGAATATCTCCAGTACATTTACCTAGTGGCTCCAATATCTCTTATGATGCTAAACCCTCTGGGGTTTATCTTCTGTGAAATCCAGAAGTGGAGGGATAATCGCACTGTGTCACAGAGCAAAATCAAAATAGTGGGCCTAGCACTCCTCCGAGTTTTGCAGAACCCAATTGTATTCATGGTCTTCATAGGAATTGCCTCAAACTTTATTCTCGGCCAGAAAATTCCTGAATACCTTGAAAGCTTCCTTGACGGACTGGGCAGTTCATTTTCTGGCTCCGCACTTTTTTACCTTGGATTAACTATGGtgggacaaacaaaaaaactgacAAAGGGTATGTTTGTTGCACTGATCCTTCTCATCACAGCTAAACT ACTTATGATGCCATTTCTGTGTAGAGAAATGGTGGAACTCTTGGACAAGAGCGACAGCGTAGTCAACCACACCAGTTTATCAAACTATGCATTTCTTTATGGAGTTTTTCCGGCAGCACCTGGTGTCGCAATATTTGCAAGTCAATTTAATATGGAAGTAGGAATT ATTACCTCAGGCATGGTGATAAGCACTTTTGTGTCTGCACCTATTATGTACGTTTCTGCGTGGCTGTTGACCATTCCATCTATGGACCCCAACCCGCTGGCGTCTGCACTCCAAAATGTTAGCTTTGACATAAGTATTGTCAGCCTCGTTTCTCTG ATCTGGTCTCTTACTGTTGTTCTTCTGAGTAAGAAGTACAAACAGCTCCCTCATATGATTACAACAAATCTACTTGTTGCTCAG TTTATTGCTTGCATTGGAATGGTGGCATGGAATTTCATTGTTAAGGAGAAGGACATCACCATGCAGATCCTAGTGTTTATATTCCTCTACAGCTCACTTTACAGCACCTACCTGTGGACAG gttttctgtctttctctttatttctcttaaggaagagagaaacagTAAAGATTCCGATTGGGTTTATTATCATAGCTGGATGGGG GGTCCCGACGCTTCTGGTGGGAATCTTACTGATTGTTGGTGAACATAACACCGCTAGTATTGACTCTGcctttttctatggaaaatacCAG ATAATTACCACAGCAGTCATCCTGTTCATCAGTATATTGATGTCAGGTATTTCACTTATGTGCATGAACAGAAATAGACAAGAGTCAAGCTATGAGGTATTGAACCCATATTCACCGCGAAGCCAAGTGGAGGAGGTTGAAgtggaagggagagaggggagtcgagTTTCAGCAACtgtgcctcagccttctccaggatcTTCTGCACAGCCTTCTCCAGGATCTTCTGAAGCACAGCCATCTGCAGAAAGAG GTTGCTGTTCTTGTCAAACAACAAATGGTGAATTATCCTGTACTAGAGAGAGCAAAGCAGTGTCAAATGCTGTTGAAAGCAAGGTTCCTCCAATTGAGACAG CGGATCAGTGTGTGAGTCATTGCAGTGCTCAAACCTGCGTGTTGGCTCAGGAAGAGCAGCTTCTACAGACCGGAGACAAACAGCTGGCCAGACACGTGCTGCTCTGCTTACTTCTTATTGTTGGCCTGTTTGct